From Streptomyces sp. NBC_00370, a single genomic window includes:
- a CDS encoding RDD family protein, translating to MATPPGDGGTAPREGFYPDPSIPGYVRYWNGAAWVPGTSRPAPEGSGAAPQQPDPAAQGQPGRGPATPAVEETGPVFFDEDPPEDPRQEPASVWQADVSRQTGFGGERDHRVSWGAPDPRVPGPAQRAADTPRTPHTPHTPRAIAPPASGDGEGEPPSDGTVAIRAMRRGISPGRGAGIGAGRPEANRPQNADPDQNPDQAPGRNQPPAVDSTMAIRALRAARRAKGEEEAPPASAASPAPDRPQLPAQSQQPRRPQEASAPWARQVRELAQPPATPALPAASSGPAVSSGPAGPAAARGPAGAEPPVVPWKPPAADPFLQMAQAQAASRPAGLGKRFLARLIDTVVLGAIVGAVAVPLAAKAKTHVDEKIDAARQTGRTVTVWLLDGTTGGYLGALVGALLVVGILYEALPTGKWGRTLGKKLCGLRVCGIESHEAPGFGAALRRWLVYSVLGVLVVGVFNVLWCLFDRPWRQCWHDKAARTFVAR from the coding sequence GTGGCTACTCCCCCTGGTGACGGTGGGACCGCACCCCGGGAAGGGTTTTATCCGGACCCGTCGATCCCCGGGTACGTCCGGTACTGGAACGGCGCCGCCTGGGTGCCCGGTACGAGCCGGCCCGCCCCCGAGGGCAGCGGCGCAGCCCCGCAGCAGCCGGATCCCGCGGCCCAGGGCCAGCCGGGGCGGGGACCTGCCACCCCTGCGGTCGAGGAGACCGGGCCCGTCTTCTTCGACGAGGACCCGCCCGAGGACCCCCGCCAGGAGCCCGCTTCCGTGTGGCAGGCCGACGTCTCCCGGCAGACCGGCTTCGGCGGCGAGCGCGACCACCGCGTCTCCTGGGGTGCGCCGGACCCCCGCGTGCCCGGCCCGGCGCAGAGGGCCGCCGACACGCCCCGTACACCCCACACGCCTCATACGCCCCGTGCCATCGCGCCGCCGGCGTCCGGCGACGGCGAAGGCGAGCCGCCGAGTGACGGTACGGTCGCGATCCGCGCCATGCGACGCGGCATCAGCCCCGGGCGCGGCGCCGGGATCGGCGCCGGCCGGCCGGAGGCGAACCGCCCGCAGAACGCGGACCCGGATCAGAACCCGGACCAGGCCCCGGGCCGGAACCAGCCGCCCGCCGTGGACAGCACCATGGCCATCCGGGCCCTGCGCGCCGCCCGCCGGGCGAAGGGCGAGGAGGAAGCGCCCCCGGCCTCCGCGGCGTCACCCGCGCCGGACCGGCCGCAGCTCCCCGCACAGTCCCAGCAGCCTCGCCGGCCGCAGGAAGCGTCCGCCCCCTGGGCCCGGCAGGTGCGCGAACTGGCGCAGCCGCCCGCCACCCCGGCGCTCCCGGCCGCCTCGTCGGGCCCCGCCGTCTCGTCGGGTCCGGCCGGACCGGCCGCCGCGCGGGGACCGGCCGGCGCCGAGCCGCCCGTCGTCCCGTGGAAGCCGCCGGCCGCCGACCCGTTCCTGCAGATGGCGCAGGCCCAGGCCGCGTCCCGCCCCGCGGGCCTCGGCAAGCGGTTCCTGGCGCGGCTGATCGACACGGTCGTGCTGGGCGCGATCGTCGGCGCCGTCGCCGTACCGCTCGCGGCCAAGGCCAAGACCCATGTCGACGAGAAGATCGACGCGGCCAGGCAGACCGGCCGTACGGTCACGGTCTGGCTGCTCGACGGCACGACCGGCGGCTACCTCGGCGCTCTGGTCGGCGCGCTGCTGGTCGTCGGGATCCTCTACGAGGCGCTGCCGACCGGGAAGTGGGGCCGCACGCTCGGCAAGAAGCTCTGCGGTCTGCGGGTCTGCGGCATCGAGTCGCACGAGGCCCCGGGCTTCGGCGCCGCGCTGCGCCGCTGGCTGGTCTACAGCGTGCTGGGGGTGCTCGTCGTGGGCGTCTTCAACGTGCTGTGGTGCCTGTTCGACCGCCCGTGGCGGCAGTGCTGGCACGACAAGGCGGCCCGCACCTTCGTGGCCAGGTGA
- a CDS encoding ornithine cyclodeaminase family protein has protein sequence MPPLLFNDDDVRARLDAATAVRAVRAAILAGHEGTLHAPPRVRADIGGGHLVFTAGRLREQGVLGFRAYVTRADAEQLVAVWGSDDGDLRALVHGSELGSRRTGAIGAVAVDTLARPEPVALGMVGAGTQAWAQLWAVREVRQITDVVVTARHIERAESFARRAADELGLTARAVAGVEEAVRDRDVVVVATDSRVPVLEADWIAPGTHVTTLGPKTLSRHEVPAALADRAAVLVTDSVAQAAGYPEPHVLPVDRMVDLGAVLAGATPGRTDAEQITLFSSVGLAGTEVAVAAALWETARHH, from the coding sequence GTGCCTCCGCTGCTGTTCAACGATGACGATGTCCGCGCCCGGCTCGACGCGGCGACCGCCGTACGCGCCGTACGGGCGGCGATACTGGCCGGACACGAAGGCACCCTCCACGCGCCACCGCGCGTGCGCGCCGACATCGGCGGAGGCCATCTGGTCTTCACCGCCGGACGCCTCCGTGAGCAGGGCGTCCTCGGTTTCCGTGCGTACGTCACCCGCGCCGACGCCGAACAGCTCGTGGCCGTGTGGGGCTCCGACGACGGCGATCTGCGCGCCCTGGTGCACGGCTCGGAGCTGGGCTCGCGGCGGACGGGCGCCATCGGCGCCGTGGCCGTCGACACCCTCGCCAGACCCGAACCCGTCGCGCTCGGCATGGTGGGCGCCGGTACCCAGGCGTGGGCCCAGCTGTGGGCGGTGCGCGAGGTCCGGCAGATCACGGACGTCGTCGTGACGGCCCGTCATATCGAGCGCGCCGAGAGCTTCGCCCGCAGGGCTGCCGACGAACTGGGCCTCACCGCACGCGCCGTCGCCGGGGTCGAGGAGGCCGTACGCGACCGTGACGTGGTCGTCGTCGCCACCGACAGCCGCGTGCCCGTCCTCGAAGCGGACTGGATCGCGCCCGGCACGCATGTCACGACGCTCGGCCCCAAGACCCTCTCGCGCCACGAGGTGCCCGCCGCGCTGGCCGACCGGGCCGCGGTGCTCGTCACGGACTCGGTCGCCCAGGCCGCCGGCTACCCCGAGCCGCACGTCCTGCCGGTCGACCGGATGGTGGACCTCGGCGCCGTCCTGGCGGGGGCCACCCCGGGCAGGACGGACGCCGAGCAGATCACGCTGTTCTCGTCGGTAGGTCTCGCCGGTACGGAGGTGGCGGTGGCCGCCGCCCTGTGGGAGACGGCGCGGCACCACTGA
- a CDS encoding SsgA family sporulation/cell division regulator produces the protein MDTVVERELEVDLVLSPERSIPVPARLTYRTGDPYAVHITFHIGSENPVHWTFARELLVEGVFRPCGHGDVRIWPTKVSGRGVLSLALTSPDGDALLEASSAAVSAWVERTLRIVPPGTETAQLGIDEGLSRLLTPMPADDLWLRDPWPSDESADGEV, from the coding sequence ATGGACACCGTGGTGGAACGCGAGCTGGAAGTCGACCTGGTGCTGTCACCCGAGCGCAGTATCCCCGTACCCGCGAGGCTGACCTATCGCACGGGCGATCCGTACGCCGTGCACATCACCTTCCACATCGGCAGCGAGAATCCGGTGCACTGGACGTTCGCGCGTGAGCTGCTCGTGGAGGGCGTGTTCCGGCCGTGCGGCCACGGCGACGTACGGATCTGGCCGACGAAGGTGAGCGGCCGGGGCGTGCTGTCCCTGGCGCTGACGTCGCCGGACGGCGACGCGCTGCTCGAAGCGTCGTCGGCGGCGGTCTCGGCGTGGGTGGAGCGGACGCTGCGGATCGTGCCACCGGGTACGGAGACGGCGCAGCTCGGCATCGACGAGGGGTTGTCCCGGCTGCTGACGCCGATGCCGGCGGACGACCTGTGGCTGCGGGACCCGTGGCCGTCGGACGAGTCGGCGGACGGTGAGGTGTGA
- a CDS encoding CDP-alcohol phosphatidyltransferase family protein — MAIAPALTELREVCQPNAKLQSRNGEHWAGRLYMRRISLHATRQLVRTRVTPDALTWTMVVCGVAAGFALAIPGLWGAVLAAVLFQLFLLFDCVDGEVARWKGQNSAAGIYVDRLGAYLADAALLIGAGFRAAHGGSNLWISVGLAAALGIVLLKASTDLVDVARARRGLPVADDESTRPRSEGLASARRLASAFKIHRITNGIEASLLLLVVAVADAMIGGLEPTRIAVLAITAITWLMVVAHLTSILSSSRLR; from the coding sequence ATGGCGATCGCCCCTGCGTTGACAGAGCTCCGCGAGGTCTGCCAGCCGAACGCAAAGCTTCAGAGCCGCAACGGCGAACACTGGGCGGGCCGCCTGTACATGAGGCGTATCTCGCTGCACGCCACGCGACAGCTCGTGCGTACGCGGGTGACGCCCGATGCCCTGACGTGGACGATGGTGGTGTGCGGTGTCGCGGCGGGCTTCGCCCTCGCCATCCCCGGGCTGTGGGGCGCCGTGCTCGCCGCTGTGCTGTTCCAGCTCTTCCTGCTGTTCGACTGCGTGGACGGCGAAGTCGCCCGCTGGAAGGGGCAGAACAGCGCGGCGGGCATCTATGTCGACCGCCTGGGCGCGTACTTGGCCGACGCGGCGCTGCTGATCGGCGCGGGTTTCCGCGCGGCGCACGGTGGTTCGAACCTGTGGATCTCGGTCGGCCTCGCCGCCGCACTCGGCATCGTCCTGCTGAAGGCGTCCACGGACCTGGTCGACGTGGCCCGCGCGCGCCGCGGCCTGCCGGTGGCGGACGACGAGTCGACCCGCCCCCGCTCGGAGGGCCTCGCCTCGGCCCGCCGCCTGGCCTCGGCCTTCAAGATCCACCGCATCACGAACGGCATCGAGGCGTCCCTGCTGCTCCTGGTGGTCGCGGTGGCCGACGCGATGATCGGCGGCCTGGAACCGACCCGCATCGCGGTCCTGGCCATCACGGCGATCACCTGGCTCATGGTGGTCGCCCACCTGACCTCGATCCTGTCGTCGTCCCGCCTGCGCTGA
- a CDS encoding lipase family protein: MTIPALDHATTRYSLAHAYWMSRAAGLATLDEDGIEAQAHAWGFSRVRYFESTHTMPFPIEDTQAYVMASDRMIVTGFRGTEVAKIRDWLTDVNTPPVPGPGNKGFVHYGFHQALQSVYPQVRDSILEFRDQGQSVWFTGHSLGAALAMLAGARLYFEQPRLLADGVYTFGQPRTCERLLAGAHNKAFADRCYRFVNNNDIVPHLPPEPAYTHVDALRYFDATGRLHQTMPLVAALQDRVKGVATDLFAPETDAVKDHHLPNYIAAFEKNLTT, encoded by the coding sequence ATGACCATTCCAGCGCTGGACCACGCGACGACCCGTTACTCTCTCGCGCACGCCTACTGGATGAGCCGGGCGGCCGGGCTGGCCACGCTGGACGAGGACGGCATCGAGGCCCAGGCGCACGCGTGGGGATTCAGCCGGGTGCGGTACTTCGAGTCGACGCACACGATGCCGTTCCCGATCGAGGACACCCAGGCGTACGTGATGGCCAGTGACCGGATGATCGTCACGGGGTTCCGCGGTACCGAGGTGGCGAAGATCCGCGACTGGCTCACCGACGTCAACACCCCGCCCGTGCCGGGACCGGGGAACAAGGGCTTCGTCCACTACGGCTTCCACCAGGCCCTGCAGTCCGTCTATCCCCAGGTCCGGGACAGCATCCTGGAGTTCCGGGACCAGGGGCAGAGCGTCTGGTTCACCGGTCACAGCCTCGGCGCGGCGCTGGCGATGCTGGCGGGTGCCCGGCTGTACTTCGAGCAGCCGCGGCTGCTCGCCGACGGCGTGTACACCTTCGGCCAGCCCCGCACCTGCGAACGGCTCCTGGCCGGCGCGCACAACAAGGCGTTCGCCGACCGGTGTTACCGCTTCGTCAACAACAACGACATCGTCCCCCACCTGCCGCCCGAGCCCGCGTACACGCACGTCGACGCGCTGCGCTACTTCGACGCGACCGGCCGCCTCCACCAGACCATGCCGCTGGTCGCTGCGCTCCAGGACCGGGTCAAGGGAGTCGCCACCGACCTGTTCGCCCCGGAGACCGACGCGGTCAAGGACCACCACCTGCCGAACTACATCGCGGCGTTCGAGAAGAACCTCACGACATGA
- a CDS encoding glycoside hydrolase family 16 protein, translating to MARTPRRRLPAFLAALSLALTGLVGLTATSASAGTAPVVSADTAGSAAADWTTVFRDDFNGAAGTGLNRADWLYDLGTSYPGGAGNWGTGEIEVSTDSTDNVYQDGDGHMVIKPIKDAAGQWTSGRVETQRTDFGAPAGGQVEISASLQQPNPASGLGYWPAFWAMGADARPVSATNWPSIGELDIMEDVNGLSQHSTTFHCGQWAGECHDPDGISSGLQPCDGCQTGYHTYSVIVDRTNAAAEQLRFYLDGVQTFAVNQSEVSTATWQAAVDHGFFAIFDVAIGGSYPNKVCGCTSPSADISSGAGMSVDWFAVNVSQS from the coding sequence TTGGCACGAACTCCCCGCCGTCGTCTGCCGGCGTTCCTCGCCGCCCTGTCCCTCGCCCTGACCGGACTCGTCGGCCTCACGGCCACCTCGGCGTCCGCCGGCACCGCCCCCGTCGTTTCGGCCGACACGGCCGGTTCGGCGGCGGCCGACTGGACCACCGTCTTCCGGGACGACTTCAACGGCGCGGCCGGCACCGGCCTGAACCGGGCGGACTGGCTGTACGACCTCGGCACCAGCTACCCCGGCGGCGCCGGTAACTGGGGTACGGGCGAGATCGAGGTCTCCACCGACTCGACCGACAACGTCTACCAGGACGGCGACGGTCATATGGTGATCAAGCCGATCAAGGACGCCGCCGGGCAGTGGACCTCCGGCCGTGTCGAGACGCAACGCACCGACTTCGGCGCACCGGCCGGCGGCCAGGTCGAGATCAGCGCCTCGCTCCAGCAGCCCAACCCGGCGAGCGGGCTGGGTTACTGGCCCGCCTTCTGGGCGATGGGGGCGGACGCGCGGCCGGTCAGCGCGACCAACTGGCCGAGCATCGGCGAGCTGGACATCATGGAGGACGTCAACGGGCTCAGCCAGCACTCGACGACCTTCCACTGCGGACAGTGGGCCGGTGAGTGCCACGACCCCGACGGCATCAGCAGCGGTCTGCAGCCGTGCGACGGCTGCCAGACGGGCTACCACACGTACTCCGTCATCGTGGACCGCACGAACGCCGCTGCCGAGCAGCTGCGGTTCTACCTGGACGGGGTCCAGACGTTCGCCGTGAACCAGAGCGAGGTCTCGACCGCGACCTGGCAGGCCGCCGTCGACCACGGCTTCTTCGCCATCTTCGACGTCGCGATCGGCGGCTCGTACCCGAACAAGGTCTGCGGCTGCACCTCGCCGTCGGCCGACATCAGCTCGGGCGCGGGCATGAGCGTGGACTGGTTCGCCGTCAACGTCAGCCAGTCGTAG